In Desulfosporosinus youngiae DSM 17734, the genomic stretch GGCTGACCCGAGGACAGCGTAAAATCGTAGGCGTAGATGTCAACATCACTGTCAACGGGAGTGGGCGTTACCTTTTGTATGGTAATCTTCTCACCAGTCTCCAACAGACAGCCGAAGTCCATTGCTGCGCCGTCCTTTGAGGCAACGGCCGTCTGGTTTTCCTCCACCGTAAAGGTTTCGGATTTCTGTGTGCCGGGAGTCTTAGCCTGATTACCAGAGCCGCAGCCGGAAAGCCCCGCCGTCAAAGACAGCAGCATGGTGATTGCCAGCAGGAAGGATAGTATTTTTCGTTTCATAACGATATCTCCTTTCGCACGCTTAGGCTATTGGAAGCTTAAATTTAACGGTATCGTACATGACGTTATATTTCATGATGATTTCTTTTTCGTCCGGTTTTAATTGGAACACCATCCAACCGCTATTCGTTTCACCGGGGTCGATCGCCTCCTCAAAATACATTCCTTCGGTTTCAAAATTCCATACATCTCTGTTGCGCGACTCGTCCGATAGCTCGGCGTCGTACTCTCCGTCTCGAACGATGCAGAGCAGCGGATCCTTTGCAAACTGTATTTCATCAGAGATATTTTTTACAGTGGCATAAACTTTGACATAGACGGACCCCTCCACATATTTCTGGAGAATGCTCGAATCGTCAATAATTTCGATCTTGTCGATTGTAATCTCAATGCCGTCGACCTCTGCCGCCTCGCCGATGCCGTAATACTTGTTTTCATCCGCTCCCGCTTTACTGGAGGGAGTATTTCCCGATTCGGTGGGCGCGGAGCTTTCTGACGGTGATTTACCGCCGTTCTTTTCACCGCAAGCGGCGAAGGTGAGCATAAGTACCAATGATAAAAATATAATTAATGTCTTTT encodes the following:
- a CDS encoding DUF4352 domain-containing protein translates to MKKTLIIFLSLVLMLTFAACGEKNGGKSPSESSAPTESGNTPSSKAGADENKYYGIGEAAEVDGIEITIDKIEIIDDSSILQKYVEGSVYVKVYATVKNISDEIQFAKDPLLCIVRDGEYDAELSDESRNRDVWNFETEGMYFEEAIDPGETNSGWMVFQLKPDEKEIIMKYNVMYDTVKFKLPIA